A genomic region of Alnus glutinosa chromosome 11, dhAlnGlut1.1, whole genome shotgun sequence contains the following coding sequences:
- the LOC133882689 gene encoding gallate 1-beta-glucosyltransferase-like isoform X1, with translation MDSGARTHVLLVSFPAQGQINPLLRLGKRLAAKGMLVTFSTTESIGKDMRKANNTTDDQAIPVGEGFIRFEFFQDGWEMDDPRRKDLEGYLRQLELAGKDALHQIIKKHAHKDHPVSCLINSAFITWVCDVAIDLGIPNAVLWVQSCAAFSAYYHYHHNLVPFPSESQPMIDVQLPSLPLLRYDEVPDFLHPSSPFQFLGRIAIDQFKNFSKPFCILMDTFQELEHEIIDYMSKLCVIKPVGPLFLNPKAPDTSVRGDILKADDCIEWLNLKPPASVTYISFGSVAYVEQEQVDEIAYGLLNSGISFLWVMKPPGKHNDFKLHVLPDGFLEKVGNRGKVIQWSPQEEVLAHPSVVCFVTHCGWNSSMEAVTLGVPVVTIPQWGDQVTNAKFLVDVFGVGVRLSRGQAENRLILRDEVEKCLLEATVSPKAVELKQHALKWKTAAGEAVAEGGSSDQNIQSFVDEIRKRCVAVTSTLINQ, from the coding sequence atGGATTCTGGAGCTCGGACTCATGTGCTCCTTGTATCCTTTCCAGCCCAGGGGCAAATTAACCCTTTGCTCAGACTAGGAAAGAGACTTGCTGCCAAGGGCATGCTTGTCACCTTCTCTACAACCGAAAGCATTGGCAAAGATATGCGAAAAGCCAACAACACCACTGATGACCAAGCCATTCCAGTGGGAGAGGGTTTTATAAGGTTTGAATTTTTCCAAGATGGTTGGGAAATGGATGACCCTAGACGAAAAGACCTGGAAGGCTACTTGCGTCAGCTTGAGCTTGCTGGAAAGGACGCACTTCACCAAATAATCAAGAAACACGCCCACAAGGATCATCCAGTTTCATGTCTTATAAACAGCGCCTTTATCACATGGGTTTGTGATGTAGCCATCGATCTTGGCATCCCTAATGCCGTCCTCTGGGTTCAGTCTTGTGCAGCCTTTTCGGCTTATTATCACTATCACCATAATCTGGTGCCTTTCCCATCTGAATCGCAGCCCATGATTGATGTTCAACTGCCCTCCTTGCCTCTTTTAAGGTACGATGAAGTCCCTGACTTCTTGCACCCTTCTAGTCCATTTCAGTTTTTAGGGAGGATCGCCATAGACCAGTTCAAGAACTTTTCAAAACCATTTTGCATATTGATGGACACGTTCCAGGAGCTCGAGCACGAGATCATTGACTACATGTCAAAGCTCTGTGTGATCAAGCCGGTCGGCCCCTTATTCCTAAACCCAAAAGCACCAGACACAAGTGTTCGAGGCGACATCTTGAAAGCCGATGATTGCATTGAGTGGCTCAACTTGAAGCCCCCAGCATCCGTCACATACATCTCCTTTGGCAGTGTTGCCTATGTCGAACAAGAACAAGTGGATGAGATTGCTTACGGGCTCTTAAATTCTGGGATCTCGTTTTTATGGGTAATGAAACCACCTGGTAAACATAACGATTTCAAGTTGCATGTTCTACCCGATGGTTTCCTGGAAAAGGTTGGGAATAGAGGCAAGGTGATACAATGGAGTCCACAAGAAGAGGTATTAGCTCACCCTTCAGTTGTGTGTTTCGTAACACACTGTGGCTGGAACTCGTCCATGGAAGCCGTCACCTTAGGCGTGCCGGTAGTGACAATTCCTCAGTGGGGTGATCAGGTTACTAATGCAAAGTTCTTGGTGGATGTGTTTGGAGTGGGGGTGAGATTATCCCGTGGCCAGGCCGAAAACAGATTGATCTTGAGAGATGAGGTTGAGAAATGCTTACTGGAGGCAACGGTGAGCCCGAAGGCAGTAGAACTGAAGCAACATGCATTGAAATGGAAGACGGCAGCTGGGGAGGCGGTGGCAGAGGGTGGCTCCTCCGACCAGAATATTCAATCCTTTGTTGACGAGATTAGGAAGAGATGTGTTGCTGTGACTTCCACGTTAATCAATCAGTGA
- the LOC133881279 gene encoding gallate 1-beta-glucosyltransferase 84A24-like, producing MIDGQLPSVPLLRYDEVPDFLHPSSPFWFLGRIVLGQFKSISKPFCILMDSFQELEHEIIDYMAKLCVIKPVGPLFINPKAPNTSVRGDILKADDCIEWLNSKPLASVAYISFGNSDFKLHVLPYGFLEKVGNRGKLIQWSPQEEVTNAKFLVDVFGVGVRLSRGLAENRLILRDEVEKCLLEATVGPKAVEVKQHALKWKTAAGEAVAEGGSSDQNIQSFVDEIRKRCVAATSA from the exons ATGATTGATGGTCAACTGCCCTCCGTGCCTCTTTTAAGGTACGATGAAGTCCCTGACTTCTTGCACCCTTCTAGTCCATTTTGGTTTTTAGGGAGGATCGTCCTAGGCCAGTTCAAGAGCATTTCAAAACCATTTTGCATATTGATGGACTCGTTCCAGGAGCTCGAGCACGAGATCATTGACTACATGGCAAAGCTCTGCGTTATCAAGCCCGTCGGCCCCTTATTTATAAACCCAAAAGCACCAAACACAAGTGTTCGCGGCGACATCTTGAAAGCCGATGATTGCATTGAGTGGCTCAACTCGAAGCCCCTAGCATCCGTCGCATACATCTCCTTTGGCA ATTCCGATTTCAAGTTGCATGTTCTACCCTATGGTTTCTTGGAAAAGGTTGGGAATAGAGGCAAGTTGATACAATGGAGTCCACAAGAAGAG GTTACTAATGCAAAGTTCTTGGTGGATGTGTTTGGAGTTGGGGTGAGATTATCCCGCGGCCTGGCTGAAAACAGATTGATCTTGAGAGATGAGGTTGAGAAATGCTTACTGGAGGCGACGGTGGGCCCGAAGGCAGTGGAAGTCAAGCAACATGCATTGAAATGGAAGACAGCGGCCGGGGAGGCGGTGGCAGAGGGTGGCTCCTCCGACCAGAATATTCAATCATTTGTTGACGAGATTAGGAAGAGATGTGTCGCTGCGACTTCCGCGTGA
- the LOC133882520 gene encoding gallate 1-beta-glucosyltransferase-like, whose amino-acid sequence MDSVAPTHVLLVSFPAQGHINPLLRLGKRLAAKGLLVTFSTTESIGKDMRKANNTTDDQAIPVGEGFLRFEFFQDGWEMDDPRRKDLEGYLRQLELAGKDALHQIIKKHAHKDHPVSCLINNAFIPWVCDVAIELGIPNAVLWVQSCAAFSAYYHYHHNLVPFPSESQPMIDVQLPSVPLLRYDEVPDFLQPSSPFWFLGRIILGQFKSISKPFCILMDTFQELEHEIIDYMAKLCVIKPVGPLFINPKAPNTSVRGDVLKPDDCIEWLNSKPLASVAYISFGSVAYVEQEQVDEIAYGLLNSGISFLWVIKPPGKDTDFKLHVLPDGFLEKVGNRGKLIQWSPQEEVLAHPSVACFVTHCGWNSSMEALTLGVPVVTFPQWGDQVTNAKFLVDVFGVGVRLSRGQAENRLILRDEVEKCLLEATVGPKAVEVKQHALKWKTVAGEAVAEGGPSDQNIQSFIDEIRKRCVAATST is encoded by the coding sequence atggattCTGTAGCTCCGACTCATGTGCTCCTTGTATCCTTTCCAGCCCAAGGGCACATTAACCCTTTGCTCAGACTAGGAAAGAGACTTGCTGCTAAGGGCCTGCTTGTCACCTTCTCTACAACCGAAAGCATTGGCAAAGATATGCGAAAAGCCAACAACACCACTGATGACCAAGCCATTCCAGTGGGAGAGGGTTTTTTAAGGTTTGAATTTTTCCAAGATGGTTGGGAAATGGATGACCCTAGACGAAAAGACCTGGAAGGCTACTTGCGTCAGCTTGAGCTTGCTGGAAAGGACGCACTTCACCAAATAATCAAGAAACACGCCCACAAGGATCATCCAGTTTCATGTCTTATAAACAACGCCTTTATCCCATGGGTTTGTGATGTAGCCATCGAACTTGGCATCCCTAATGCCGTCCTCTGGGTTCAGTCTTGTGCAGCCTTTTCGGCTTATTATCACTATCACCATAACCTGGTGCCTTTCCCATCTGAATCGCAGCCCATGATTGATGTTCAACTGCCCTCCGTGCCTCTTTTAAGGTACGATGAAGTCCCTGACTTCTTGCAGCCTTCTAGTCCATTTTGGTTTTTAGGGAGAATCATCCTAGGCCAGTTCAAGAGCATTTCAAAGCCATTTTGCATATTGATGGACACGTTCCAGGAGCTCGAGCACGAGATCATTGACTACATGGCAAAGCTCTGCGTTATCAAGCCCGTCGGCCCCTTATTTATAAACCCAAAAGCACCAAACACAAGTGTTCGCGGCGACGTCTTGAAACCCGATGATTGCATTGAGTGGCTCAACTCGAAGCCCCTAGCATCCGTCGCATACATCTCCTTTGGCAGTGTTGCCTATGTCGAACAAGAACAAGTGGATGAGATCGCTTACGGGCTCTTAAATTCTGGGATCTCGTTTCTATGGGTAATAAAACCACCTGGTAAAGATACTGATTTCAAGTTGCATGTTCTACCCGATGGTTTCCTGGAAAAGGTTGGGAATAGAGGCAAGTTGATACAATGGAGTCCACAAGAAGAGGTATTAGCTCACCCTTCAGTTGCGTGTTTCGTAACCCACTGTGGCTGGAACTCCTCCATGGAAGCACTCACCTTAGGCGTGCCGGTAGTGACATTTCCTCAGTGGGGTGATCAGGTTACTAATGCAAAGTTCTTGGTGGATGTGTTCGGAGTTGGGGTGAGGTTATCCCGCGGCCAGGCTGAAAACAGATTGATCTTGAGAGATGAGGTTGAGAAATGCTTACTGGAGGCGACGGTGGGCCCGAAGGCAGTAGAAGTCAAGCAACATGCATTGAAATGGAAGACGGTGGCCGGGGAGGCAGTGGCAGAGGGTGGCCCCTCCGACCAGAATATTCAATCATTTATTGACGAGATTAGGAAGAGATGTGTCGCTGCGACTTCCACGTGA
- the LOC133882689 gene encoding gallate 1-beta-glucosyltransferase-like isoform X2: protein MLVTFSTTESIGKDMRKANNTTDDQAIPVGEGFIRFEFFQDGWEMDDPRRKDLEGYLRQLELAGKDALHQIIKKHAHKDHPVSCLINSAFITWVCDVAIDLGIPNAVLWVQSCAAFSAYYHYHHNLVPFPSESQPMIDVQLPSLPLLRYDEVPDFLHPSSPFQFLGRIAIDQFKNFSKPFCILMDTFQELEHEIIDYMSKLCVIKPVGPLFLNPKAPDTSVRGDILKADDCIEWLNLKPPASVTYISFGSVAYVEQEQVDEIAYGLLNSGISFLWVMKPPGKHNDFKLHVLPDGFLEKVGNRGKVIQWSPQEEVLAHPSVVCFVTHCGWNSSMEAVTLGVPVVTIPQWGDQVTNAKFLVDVFGVGVRLSRGQAENRLILRDEVEKCLLEATVSPKAVELKQHALKWKTAAGEAVAEGGSSDQNIQSFVDEIRKRCVAVTSTLINQ from the coding sequence ATGCTTGTCACCTTCTCTACAACCGAAAGCATTGGCAAAGATATGCGAAAAGCCAACAACACCACTGATGACCAAGCCATTCCAGTGGGAGAGGGTTTTATAAGGTTTGAATTTTTCCAAGATGGTTGGGAAATGGATGACCCTAGACGAAAAGACCTGGAAGGCTACTTGCGTCAGCTTGAGCTTGCTGGAAAGGACGCACTTCACCAAATAATCAAGAAACACGCCCACAAGGATCATCCAGTTTCATGTCTTATAAACAGCGCCTTTATCACATGGGTTTGTGATGTAGCCATCGATCTTGGCATCCCTAATGCCGTCCTCTGGGTTCAGTCTTGTGCAGCCTTTTCGGCTTATTATCACTATCACCATAATCTGGTGCCTTTCCCATCTGAATCGCAGCCCATGATTGATGTTCAACTGCCCTCCTTGCCTCTTTTAAGGTACGATGAAGTCCCTGACTTCTTGCACCCTTCTAGTCCATTTCAGTTTTTAGGGAGGATCGCCATAGACCAGTTCAAGAACTTTTCAAAACCATTTTGCATATTGATGGACACGTTCCAGGAGCTCGAGCACGAGATCATTGACTACATGTCAAAGCTCTGTGTGATCAAGCCGGTCGGCCCCTTATTCCTAAACCCAAAAGCACCAGACACAAGTGTTCGAGGCGACATCTTGAAAGCCGATGATTGCATTGAGTGGCTCAACTTGAAGCCCCCAGCATCCGTCACATACATCTCCTTTGGCAGTGTTGCCTATGTCGAACAAGAACAAGTGGATGAGATTGCTTACGGGCTCTTAAATTCTGGGATCTCGTTTTTATGGGTAATGAAACCACCTGGTAAACATAACGATTTCAAGTTGCATGTTCTACCCGATGGTTTCCTGGAAAAGGTTGGGAATAGAGGCAAGGTGATACAATGGAGTCCACAAGAAGAGGTATTAGCTCACCCTTCAGTTGTGTGTTTCGTAACACACTGTGGCTGGAACTCGTCCATGGAAGCCGTCACCTTAGGCGTGCCGGTAGTGACAATTCCTCAGTGGGGTGATCAGGTTACTAATGCAAAGTTCTTGGTGGATGTGTTTGGAGTGGGGGTGAGATTATCCCGTGGCCAGGCCGAAAACAGATTGATCTTGAGAGATGAGGTTGAGAAATGCTTACTGGAGGCAACGGTGAGCCCGAAGGCAGTAGAACTGAAGCAACATGCATTGAAATGGAAGACGGCAGCTGGGGAGGCGGTGGCAGAGGGTGGCTCCTCCGACCAGAATATTCAATCCTTTGTTGACGAGATTAGGAAGAGATGTGTTGCTGTGACTTCCACGTTAATCAATCAGTGA